One Engraulis encrasicolus isolate BLACKSEA-1 chromosome 5, IST_EnEncr_1.0, whole genome shotgun sequence DNA segment encodes these proteins:
- the nbn gene encoding nibrin, whose translation MWKLVPLQSEGETIYLLPGKEYVVGRKNCDILLASDQSISRAHAQFSLSDQNLTLKDTSKYGTFVNDAQLATGTSQTLKPGDRLTFGVYQSKFKLEQENVKVCSSCLENERKAELSQALSSLGGRLVSSWDQECTHLVMPSVKVTIKTICALLCGRPIVKLEFFTEFSRALKEKRSPPQPQSYYPEIDEPSLSKEEVDLNSRPERKRLFAGKTFIFLNAKQMKRLSQAVSCGGGRCQLLEEGSVPAALLESPGTCVVDMSMGSSQTLVSASTRKWTDAVGQVLHRRGLRWIPESEIGLAAIYVNNSSYCNPCSPTETESLRMKPVIPGPSLSQSTAVDETVLPAASQNITAYALNTEPSQGISCPKVRGDVTSVGETPERQSVSRVRPTTTTTSSSSSSSSSSSTFQKPAINKDLPSSCTTVTETMMSSHSAAPTSQSERSRKPAAVTTVPSSKTSSVDSAKFRPPSSVAKKASPQKQSSLTNFFQPVSKKRPRDGSSEASQSDSKLFRFDSEGDSELDKKSFATGTPTVTSAHATARTHTATHSSTSAAQNQNKSAPGPVLDSRNRDASSRLGLGFSASPSLGLGPGLGSGLGLGSSKGVFDGLDSECNLGAETTNKRKEMASNESAVPDLDLSLEELESIMDDDMGMDPEPEPEPVANKKARVDQEEHTPANQKPGWSQAKASSGTPNQNTNNQTSEWAKDSSTNKQQRLGQGDFNGFNGKQGLNQNKNGSSPSGQTLSETLKHQSTKNQTPETGNSSSTYQNKPSHQEKKSSTNQMEKWDCQEEVKNEEVSFVVAKSNDSTDKGKAPAKSVPLKEEKKESKPVDEDLPRNLLLVEFKSLVVTSATSRTRAEPLHSHNPNFKNFKRFRKVPVPGSQGLPQIIGGSDLVAHSKSKNTELEEWLKEAAEDDKQREIEQSVGDELFRYNPKPSAKKFGRF comes from the exons ATGTGGAAACTGGTCCCCCTTCAGTCTGAAG GGGAAACCATCTACTTACTGCCTGGGAAAGAATACGTCGTGGGCCGCAAGAACTGTGATATTCTCCTTGCCAGTGACCAGTCCATCAGCCGTGCTCATGCACAGTTCTCCCTGAGCGACCAG AATTTGACACTGAAGGACACCTCCAAATATGGCACTTTCGTCAACGACGCACAGCTGGCAACTGGCACTTCACAGACACTGAAACCTGGGGACAGGTTGACATTTGGGGTCTACCAAAGCAAATtcaa GTTGGAGCAGGAGAACGTGAAGGTGTGTTCGTCATGTCTGGAGAACGAGCGCAAAGCAGAGCTGTCGCAGGCCCTCTCCTCATTGGGTGGCCGCCTGGTGAGCTCATGGGACCAGGAGTGCACTCACCTCGTCATGCCCTCAGTCAAGGTCACCATCAAG ACCATCTGCGCTCTGCTGTGTGGGCGTCCCATAGTGAAGCTGGAGTTCTTCACAGAGTTCAGCCGAGCCCTGAAGGAGAAGAGGAGTCCTCCGCAGCCACAGAG ttatTACCCAGAGATTGATGAGCCCAGTCTGAGCAAAGAGGAGGTGGATCTGAACTCTCGTCCGGAACGGAAACGGCTCTTCGCTGGCAAGACCTTCATCTTCCTCAATGCCAAACAG ATGAAGCGCTTGAGCCAGGCGGTGAGCTGTGGGGGTGGGCGGTGCCAGCTGCTGGAGGAGGGCTCTGTGCCGGCAGCGCTGCTGGAGTCCCCTGGCACCTGTGTGGTGGACATGAGCATGGGCAGCTCTCAGACTCTAGTCTCCGCCTCCACCAGGAAGTGGACTGACGCTGTCGGACAGGTGCTTCACAG GCGAGGGCTGCGTTGGATCCCGGAGTCCGAGATTGGGCTGGCTGCCATCTACGTCAACAACTCCTCCTACTGCAACCCCTGCTCCCCCACAGAGACAG agTCTCTGAGGATGAAGCCGGTCATCCCTGGTCCCTCTCTGTCCCAGAGCACAGCCGTGGACGAGACCGTCCTCCCCGCCGCCTCCCAGAACATCACCGCCTACGCCCTGAACACAGAGCCCTCACAGGGCATCAGCTG TCCAAAGGTGCGGGGAGATGTGACATCAGTTGGAGAGACTCCAGAGAGGCAGTCTGTCAGTCGAGTGCgtcccaccaccacaaccacctcttcctcctcttcctcctcctcctcttcctcaacctTCCAGAAGCCTGCTATTAACAAGGACCTCCCATCGTCCTGTACCACCGTCACAGAGACTATGATGTCATCACATAGTGCAGCTCCCACAAGCCAATCGGAGAGGAGCAGGAAGCCAGCAGCAGTGACAACGGTTCCGTCGAGCAAGACCTCCAGCGTTGACTCCGCGAAATTCCGGCCTCCGTCGAGCGTGGCCAAGAAAGCGTCCCCACAGAAACAGTCCTCGCTCACCAATTTCTTTCAGCCAGTCAGCAAAAAGAG ACCACGCGATGGCAGTTCGGAGGCAAGCCAGTCGGACTCTAAACTTTTCCGTTTTGACAGCGAAGGAGACAGCGAGCTGGACAAGAAGAGCTTCGCAACTGGCACTCCCACTGTCACCAGTGCACACGCCACTGCACGgacacacaccgccacacactCCTCCACGTCAGCAGCCCAGAACCAGAACAAATCTGCACCGGGCCCAGTTTTGGACAGCAGAAACCGGGACGCAAGCTCCCGTCTCGGGTTAGGATTCAGCGCCAGTCCTAGTCTGGGTTTGGGTCCTGGTTTAGGCTCTGGGCTGGGTTTGGGGTCGTCAAAAGGTGTTTTCGATGGACTCGACAGCGAATGTAATCTGGGAGCAGAGACTACGAATAAAAGGAAGGAGATGGCTTCAAACGAGTCCGCGGTACCAGATCTGGACCTCTCATTGGAGGAGCTGGAGTCCATCATGGACGATGATATGGGCATGGACCcagagcctgagcctgagccagTAGCCAATAAGAAAGCGAGAGTGGACCAGGAAGAGCACACTCCAGCCAATCAGAAACCAGGCTGGAGCCAGGCAAAGGCGTCTTCGGGCACGCCGAATCAAAACACTAATAACCAGACATCAGAATGGGCCAAGGATAGCTCCACCAATAAGCAACAAAGACTGGGTCAGGGAGATTTTAATGGTTTTAATGGGAAGCAAGGCCTAAACCAGAATAAGAATGGCAGCAGCCCCAGTGGGCAGACGCTCTCCGAAACGCTCAAGCACCAAAGCACTAAAAATCAGACGCCAGAGACTGGCAACAGCAGTTCAACCTATCAGAACAAGCCCTCGCATCAGGAAAAGAAGAGCTCCACCAATCAGATGGAGAAATGGGACTGTCAGGAAGAAGTTAAAAATGAGGAAGTGTCTTTTGTG GTTGCAAAGTCTAACGACTCCACTGATAAAGGCAAGGCCCCTGCCAAGAGCGTCCCACTCAAAGAAGAAAAGAAG GAGTCTAAGCCAGTGGATGAGGACCTGCCTCGTAACCTGCTGCTGGTGGAGTTCAAGTCTCTGGTGGTCACCAGTGCCACCTCTCGCACCCGAGCAGAACCCTTGCACAGCCACAACCCAAACTTCAAGAACTTCAAGCGTTTTCGTAAG gttcccGTCCCAGGCTCACAGGGTCTCCCTCAGATCATCGGTGGCTCTGACCTGGTGGCCCACAGCAAGAGCAAGAACACAGAGCTGGAGGAGTGGCTGAAGGAGGCAGCGGAG GATGATAAGCAACGTGAGATTGAGCAGTCGGTTGGGGATGAGCTGTTCAG